A genomic window from Vigna radiata var. radiata cultivar VC1973A chromosome 2, Vradiata_ver6, whole genome shotgun sequence includes:
- the LOC106756288 gene encoding protein EMSY-LIKE 3, which yields MDYEPYDSSGTDDDLPPTHQNRISRGGGGGGGGGGRLAGNGRSAVGSIPYPRMYGEIDMETQIHQLEQEAYSSVLRAFKAQADAITWEKESLITELRKELRLSNEEHRELLGRVNADDVIRRIREWRQTGGHQPGVLNTGQGLHDSVPSPTVSASRKKQKITPSVPSRSFAGPSPPFHPQTVSAPHQPSSSAAKRGSVPGSKGKKHKPGQILPGVSSMKQYPSTGPGGRTQVPNRAVTGEHAEGASFDSLVGRRVRTRWPDDNNFYEAVITNYNPADGRHNLVYDMGSANETWEWVNLSEISPEDIQWVGEDPGINHRGGFGGSGHGMNRSVGRDGVPGGGRGRGATKGQSRKDFLSSQNGIGKKAPDDIQILHTDTLIKEVERVFSANHPDPLEIEKAKKVLKDHEQALIDAIARLNDLSDGESDGAGHHFSHAQSMDRE from the exons ATGGACTACGAACCCTACGACAGTAGCG GAACTGATGATGATCTTCCACCAACCCATCAAAATAGAATTTCCAGgggaggaggtggaggaggaggaggtgggGGACGTCTTGCCGGGAATGGAAGATCTGCTGTTGGTTCAATTCCGTACCCCAGGATGTATGGGGAAATTGATATGGAGACCCAGATTCATCAGCTTGAGCAAGAAGCTTACAGTTCAGTTCTAAGAGCCTTTAAAGCTCAAGCTGATGCCATTACTTGG gAGAAAGAAAGTTTAATTACAGAGCTTAGAAAAGAGCTGAGATTGTCGAATGAGGAGCACCGAGAACTTCTTGGTCGAGTTAATGCCGATGATGTGATCCGGAGGATAAG GGAGTGGAGACAGACAGGAGGCCATCAGCCTGGTGTACTTAATACTGGTCAAGGTCTTCATGACTCGGTTCCCAGTCCCACAGTCTCTGCTTCTCGCAAGAAGCAGAAGATTACACCATCTGTACCATCACGATCTTTCGCCGGGCCTTCTCCCCCATTTCACCCCCAAACAGTGAGTGCACCCCACCAACCATCTTCTTCTGCAGCAAAACGAGGATCTGTTCCTGGATCAAAGGGGAAAAAACACAAACCA GGTCAAATATTACCTGGTGTCTCTTCGATGAAGCAGTATCCTTCCACTGGACCAGGTGGAAGGACTCAAGTGCCTAATAGAGCTGTCACGGGTGAGCATGCAGAGGGAGCATCATTTGACTCTTTGGTTGGTAGGAGAGTGCGGACAAGATGGCCTGATGATAATAACTTTTATGAAGCTGTTATCACAAACTACAATCCGGCTGAT GGACGCCATAATCTGGTCTATGACATGGGAAGTGCAAATGAAACATGGGAATGGGTTAATCTTTCAGAG ATATCTCCTGAAGATATTCAGTGGGTTGGTGAGGATCCAGGAATCAATCATCGTGGGGGTTTTGGGGGCTCTGGTCATGGGATGAATAGGTCTGTTGGACGGGATGGTGTTCCTGGAGGTGGAAGAGGCAGGGGAGCTACAAAGGGGCAATCCAGAAAAGATTTTTTGTCATCTCAAAATGGCATAGGAAAGAAGGCGCCTGATGACATACAAATACTTCACACAGACACACTAATCAAGGAG GTGGAGAGGGTATTCAGTGCAAATCATCCCGATCCCCTTGAAATTGAGAAAGCAAAGAAGGTATTGAAG GATCATGAACAGGCTCTTATTGATGCAATTGCAAGACTCAATGATCTTTCTGATGGTGAAAGTG ATGGGGCTGGCCATCATTTCTCACATGCTCAATCAATGGATCGAGAGTGA
- the LOC106755462 gene encoding zeaxanthin epoxidase, chloroplastic-like isoform X1 — MASVQILCACTCSSHVQHQGSIRYRYGYPSEKMNERRCSVRVKGGNGMVVPSSEEEKRKLRVLVAGGGIGGLVLALAAKHKGYAVKVFEKDLSAVRGEGRNRGPIQLLSNALAVLEAIDKSVAWQIMEAGCVTANRTNGFADGLSGEWFGEFDLLTPASRKRLPLTLVICRMTLQDILVNAVGLNILRNKSKVVDFIQEPSKVRVILENGEQHDGDILIGADGIWSEVRSKLFGRQEANYSGFTSYSGLTSYVPPYIDTIGYRVFLGMNQXFVASDVGHGKMQWYAFHAEPPSNDPFLEVSAGKKKRLLDLFGNWCNEVITLISETPENMILQRDIYDRDMINTWGIDRVTLLGDAAHPMQPNLGQGGCMAIEDSYQLILELDKIAKHDPDESEVISALRRYEKKRIPRVRVLHTASRMASKMLVNYQPYIEFKFWPLSKNVRNTQIKHPGIHVAQALFKCTFPQFVTWMMAGHGLW; from the exons ATGGCTTCTGTGCAAATCCTGTGTGCATGCACATGTAGTAGCCATGTTCAACACCAGGGTTCAATCAGATACAGATATGGATACCCCAGTGAGAAGATGAATGAGAGAAGGTGTTCAGTTAGAGTTAAAGGTGGGAATGGAATGGTTGTTCCAAGTTCAgaggaagagaagaggaagCTGAGAGTGTTGGTGGCTGGTGGAGGCATTGGTGGCCTTGTTTTGGCTCTGGCTGCAAAGCACAAAGGGTATGCAGTGAAGGTGTTTGAGAAGGATTTAAGTGCTGTTAGAGGTGAAGGTAGGAACAGAGGCCCAATTCAACTCTTGAGCAATGCCCTTGCTGTACTGGAAGCCATCGATAAGAGTGTTGCATGGCAGATAATGGAGGCTGGCTGTGTCACTGCCAATAGGACTAATGGCTTTGCTGATGGTTTATCTGGAGAATG GTTCGGTGAGTTTGATCTTTTGACTCCTGCTTCAAGGAAGAGGCTTCCTCTTACCCTAGTCATATGTAGGATGACACTGCAAGATATATTAGTCAATGCAGTTGGTCTAAACATACTAAGAAACAAATCTAAAGTTGTGGATTTTATTCAGGAACCTAGCAAG GTTAGAGTGATCCTTGAAAATGGTGAGCAACATGATGGTGATATCTTAATAGGAGCAGATGGAATATGGTCTGAA GTTCGTTCGAAACTCTTTGGGCGCCAAGAAGCAAATTACTCAGGTTTCACAAGCTATAGTGGATTAACAAGTTATGTACCACCGTATATTGATACAATTGG GTATCGAGTGTTCTTGGGCATGAACCAGTANTTTGTTGCTTCAGATGTTGGCCATGGAAAGATGCAATGGTATGCTTTCCATGCGGAACCCCCATCAAATGATCCTTTCCTAGAAG TTTCAGCAGGTAAGAAGAAGAGGCTTTTGGATCTCTTTGGTAATTGGTGCAATGAAGTGATTACATTAATATCAGAAACACCAGAGAATATGATTCTGCAGAGGGACATATATGATAGAGACATGATCAACACTTGGGGAATTGATAGAGTGACTTTGTTGGGTGATGCGGCTCATCCAATGCAACCAAATCTTGGTCAAGGGGGTTGCATGGCAATAGAG GACTCTTACCAATTGATACTTGAGCTTGACAAGATTGCTAAACATGATCCTGATGAGTCTGAAGTTATCTCAGCCCTTAGAAG atatgagaagaaaagaattccaAGGGTAAGGGTGTTACACACAGCTAGCAGAATGGCATCAAAAATGCTAGTCAACTATCAACCCTacattgaatttaaattttggcCCCTATCA AAGAATGTAAGAAATACGCAGATAAAGCATCCTGGCATTCATGTAGCTCAAGCCCTTTTCAAGTGCACTTTTCCACAGTTTGTTACTTGGATGATGGCAGGGCATGG GCTGTGGTGA
- the LOC106755462 gene encoding zeaxanthin epoxidase, chloroplastic-like isoform X4 translates to MASVQILCACTCSSHVQHQGSIRYRYGYPSEKMNERRCSVRVKGGNGMVVPSSEEEKRKLRVLVAGGGIGGLVLALAAKHKGYAVKVFEKDLSAVRGEGRNRGPIQLLSNALAVLEAIDKSVAWQIMEAGCVTANRTNGFADGLSGEWFGEFDLLTPASRKRLPLTLVICRMTLQDILVNAVGLNILRNKSKVVDFIQEPSKVRVILENGEQHDGDILIGADGIWSEVRSKLFGRQEANYSGFTSYSGLTSYVPPYIDTIGYRVFLGMNQXFVASDVGHGKMQWYAFHAEPPSNDPFLEGKKKRLLDLFGNWCNEVITLISETPENMILQRDIYDRDMINTWGIDRVTLLGDAAHPMQPNLGQGGCMAIEDSYQLILELDKIAKHDPDESEVISALRRYEKKRIPRVRVLHTASRMASKMLVNYQPYIEFKFWPLSKNVRNTQIKHPGIHVAQALFKCTFPQFVTWMMAGHGLW, encoded by the exons ATGGCTTCTGTGCAAATCCTGTGTGCATGCACATGTAGTAGCCATGTTCAACACCAGGGTTCAATCAGATACAGATATGGATACCCCAGTGAGAAGATGAATGAGAGAAGGTGTTCAGTTAGAGTTAAAGGTGGGAATGGAATGGTTGTTCCAAGTTCAgaggaagagaagaggaagCTGAGAGTGTTGGTGGCTGGTGGAGGCATTGGTGGCCTTGTTTTGGCTCTGGCTGCAAAGCACAAAGGGTATGCAGTGAAGGTGTTTGAGAAGGATTTAAGTGCTGTTAGAGGTGAAGGTAGGAACAGAGGCCCAATTCAACTCTTGAGCAATGCCCTTGCTGTACTGGAAGCCATCGATAAGAGTGTTGCATGGCAGATAATGGAGGCTGGCTGTGTCACTGCCAATAGGACTAATGGCTTTGCTGATGGTTTATCTGGAGAATG GTTCGGTGAGTTTGATCTTTTGACTCCTGCTTCAAGGAAGAGGCTTCCTCTTACCCTAGTCATATGTAGGATGACACTGCAAGATATATTAGTCAATGCAGTTGGTCTAAACATACTAAGAAACAAATCTAAAGTTGTGGATTTTATTCAGGAACCTAGCAAG GTTAGAGTGATCCTTGAAAATGGTGAGCAACATGATGGTGATATCTTAATAGGAGCAGATGGAATATGGTCTGAA GTTCGTTCGAAACTCTTTGGGCGCCAAGAAGCAAATTACTCAGGTTTCACAAGCTATAGTGGATTAACAAGTTATGTACCACCGTATATTGATACAATTGG GTATCGAGTGTTCTTGGGCATGAACCAGTANTTTGTTGCTTCAGATGTTGGCCATGGAAAGATGCAATGGTATGCTTTCCATGCGGAACCCCCATCAAATGATCCTTTCCTAGAAG GTAAGAAGAAGAGGCTTTTGGATCTCTTTGGTAATTGGTGCAATGAAGTGATTACATTAATATCAGAAACACCAGAGAATATGATTCTGCAGAGGGACATATATGATAGAGACATGATCAACACTTGGGGAATTGATAGAGTGACTTTGTTGGGTGATGCGGCTCATCCAATGCAACCAAATCTTGGTCAAGGGGGTTGCATGGCAATAGAG GACTCTTACCAATTGATACTTGAGCTTGACAAGATTGCTAAACATGATCCTGATGAGTCTGAAGTTATCTCAGCCCTTAGAAG atatgagaagaaaagaattccaAGGGTAAGGGTGTTACACACAGCTAGCAGAATGGCATCAAAAATGCTAGTCAACTATCAACCCTacattgaatttaaattttggcCCCTATCA AAGAATGTAAGAAATACGCAGATAAAGCATCCTGGCATTCATGTAGCTCAAGCCCTTTTCAAGTGCACTTTTCCACAGTTTGTTACTTGGATGATGGCAGGGCATGG GCTGTGGTGA
- the LOC106755462 gene encoding zeaxanthin epoxidase, chloroplastic-like isoform X6, which translates to MASVQILCACTCSSHVQHQGSIRYRYGYPSEKMNERRCSVRVKGGNGMVVPSSEEEKRKLRVLVAGGGIGGLVLALAAKHKGYAVKVFEKDLSAVRGEGRNRGPIQLLSNALAVLEAIDKSVAWQIMEAGCVTANRTNGFADGLSGEWFGEFDLLTPASRKRLPLTLVICRMTLQDILVNAVGLNILRNKSKVVDFIQEPSKVRVILENGEQHDGDILIGADGIWSEVRSKLFGRQEANYSGFTSYSGLTSYVPPYIDTIGYRVFLGMNQXFVASDVGHGKMQWYAFHAEPPSNDPFLEVSAGKKKRLLDLFGNWCNEVITLISETPENMILQRDIYDRDMINTWGIDRVTLLGDAAHPMQPNLGQGGCMAIEENLTIIFFCERDGKRSQWDKCATIVGKYQLRQLVFTNEDSSWIPRCMGHSGGRYNEPANDEHQAVNQIAALKKTRVKDRSPLYFLYMNLGSRK; encoded by the exons ATGGCTTCTGTGCAAATCCTGTGTGCATGCACATGTAGTAGCCATGTTCAACACCAGGGTTCAATCAGATACAGATATGGATACCCCAGTGAGAAGATGAATGAGAGAAGGTGTTCAGTTAGAGTTAAAGGTGGGAATGGAATGGTTGTTCCAAGTTCAgaggaagagaagaggaagCTGAGAGTGTTGGTGGCTGGTGGAGGCATTGGTGGCCTTGTTTTGGCTCTGGCTGCAAAGCACAAAGGGTATGCAGTGAAGGTGTTTGAGAAGGATTTAAGTGCTGTTAGAGGTGAAGGTAGGAACAGAGGCCCAATTCAACTCTTGAGCAATGCCCTTGCTGTACTGGAAGCCATCGATAAGAGTGTTGCATGGCAGATAATGGAGGCTGGCTGTGTCACTGCCAATAGGACTAATGGCTTTGCTGATGGTTTATCTGGAGAATG GTTCGGTGAGTTTGATCTTTTGACTCCTGCTTCAAGGAAGAGGCTTCCTCTTACCCTAGTCATATGTAGGATGACACTGCAAGATATATTAGTCAATGCAGTTGGTCTAAACATACTAAGAAACAAATCTAAAGTTGTGGATTTTATTCAGGAACCTAGCAAG GTTAGAGTGATCCTTGAAAATGGTGAGCAACATGATGGTGATATCTTAATAGGAGCAGATGGAATATGGTCTGAA GTTCGTTCGAAACTCTTTGGGCGCCAAGAAGCAAATTACTCAGGTTTCACAAGCTATAGTGGATTAACAAGTTATGTACCACCGTATATTGATACAATTGG GTATCGAGTGTTCTTGGGCATGAACCAGTANTTTGTTGCTTCAGATGTTGGCCATGGAAAGATGCAATGGTATGCTTTCCATGCGGAACCCCCATCAAATGATCCTTTCCTAGAAG TTTCAGCAGGTAAGAAGAAGAGGCTTTTGGATCTCTTTGGTAATTGGTGCAATGAAGTGATTACATTAATATCAGAAACACCAGAGAATATGATTCTGCAGAGGGACATATATGATAGAGACATGATCAACACTTGGGGAATTGATAGAGTGACTTTGTTGGGTGATGCGGCTCATCCAATGCAACCAAATCTTGGTCAAGGGGGTTGCATGGCAATAGAG gaaaatctcacgataatttttttttgtgagagaGATGGAAAACGTAGTCAATGGGATAAGTGTGCCACAATTGTCGGAAAATATCAATTACGACAATTGGTCTTTACAAATGAAGATTCTTCTTGGATTCCAAGATGTATGGGACATAGTGGAGGACGGTACAATGAACCTGCGAATGATGAGCATCAGGCAGTGAACCAGATTGCTGCATTGAAAAAGACACGAGTGAAAGACAGATCACCTTTGTACTTTTTGTATATGAATCTGGGTTCGAGAAAATAG
- the LOC106755462 gene encoding zeaxanthin epoxidase, chloroplastic-like isoform X3 has protein sequence MASVQILCACTCSSHVQHQGSIRYRYGYPSEKMNERRCSVRVKGGNGMVVPSSEEEKRKLRVLVAGGGIGGLVLALAAKHKGYAVKVFEKDLSAVRGEGRNRGPIQLLSNALAVLEAIDKSVAWQIMEAGCVTANRTNGFADGLSGEWFGEFDLLTPASRKRLPLTLVICRMTLQDILVNAVGLNILRNKSKVVDFIQEPSKVRVILENGEQHDGDILIGADGIWSEVRSKLFGRQEANYSGFTSYSGLTSYVPPYIDTIGYRVFLGMNQXFVASDVGHGKMQWYAFHAEPPSNDPFLEAGKKKRLLDLFGNWCNEVITLISETPENMILQRDIYDRDMINTWGIDRVTLLGDAAHPMQPNLGQGGCMAIEDSYQLILELDKIAKHDPDESEVISALRRYEKKRIPRVRVLHTASRMASKMLVNYQPYIEFKFWPLSKNVRNTQIKHPGIHVAQALFKCTFPQFVTWMMAGHGLW, from the exons ATGGCTTCTGTGCAAATCCTGTGTGCATGCACATGTAGTAGCCATGTTCAACACCAGGGTTCAATCAGATACAGATATGGATACCCCAGTGAGAAGATGAATGAGAGAAGGTGTTCAGTTAGAGTTAAAGGTGGGAATGGAATGGTTGTTCCAAGTTCAgaggaagagaagaggaagCTGAGAGTGTTGGTGGCTGGTGGAGGCATTGGTGGCCTTGTTTTGGCTCTGGCTGCAAAGCACAAAGGGTATGCAGTGAAGGTGTTTGAGAAGGATTTAAGTGCTGTTAGAGGTGAAGGTAGGAACAGAGGCCCAATTCAACTCTTGAGCAATGCCCTTGCTGTACTGGAAGCCATCGATAAGAGTGTTGCATGGCAGATAATGGAGGCTGGCTGTGTCACTGCCAATAGGACTAATGGCTTTGCTGATGGTTTATCTGGAGAATG GTTCGGTGAGTTTGATCTTTTGACTCCTGCTTCAAGGAAGAGGCTTCCTCTTACCCTAGTCATATGTAGGATGACACTGCAAGATATATTAGTCAATGCAGTTGGTCTAAACATACTAAGAAACAAATCTAAAGTTGTGGATTTTATTCAGGAACCTAGCAAG GTTAGAGTGATCCTTGAAAATGGTGAGCAACATGATGGTGATATCTTAATAGGAGCAGATGGAATATGGTCTGAA GTTCGTTCGAAACTCTTTGGGCGCCAAGAAGCAAATTACTCAGGTTTCACAAGCTATAGTGGATTAACAAGTTATGTACCACCGTATATTGATACAATTGG GTATCGAGTGTTCTTGGGCATGAACCAGTANTTTGTTGCTTCAGATGTTGGCCATGGAAAGATGCAATGGTATGCTTTCCATGCGGAACCCCCATCAAATGATCCTTTCCTAGAAG CAGGTAAGAAGAAGAGGCTTTTGGATCTCTTTGGTAATTGGTGCAATGAAGTGATTACATTAATATCAGAAACACCAGAGAATATGATTCTGCAGAGGGACATATATGATAGAGACATGATCAACACTTGGGGAATTGATAGAGTGACTTTGTTGGGTGATGCGGCTCATCCAATGCAACCAAATCTTGGTCAAGGGGGTTGCATGGCAATAGAG GACTCTTACCAATTGATACTTGAGCTTGACAAGATTGCTAAACATGATCCTGATGAGTCTGAAGTTATCTCAGCCCTTAGAAG atatgagaagaaaagaattccaAGGGTAAGGGTGTTACACACAGCTAGCAGAATGGCATCAAAAATGCTAGTCAACTATCAACCCTacattgaatttaaattttggcCCCTATCA AAGAATGTAAGAAATACGCAGATAAAGCATCCTGGCATTCATGTAGCTCAAGCCCTTTTCAAGTGCACTTTTCCACAGTTTGTTACTTGGATGATGGCAGGGCATGG GCTGTGGTGA
- the LOC106755462 gene encoding zeaxanthin epoxidase, chloroplastic-like isoform X2, with protein sequence MASVQILCACTCSSHVQHQGSIRYRYGYPSEKMNERRCSVRVKGGNGMVVPSSEEEKRKLRVLVAGGGIGGLVLALAAKHKGYAVKVFEKDLSAVRGEGRNRGPIQLLSNALAVLEAIDKSVAWQIMEAGCVTANRTNGFADGLSGEWFGEFDLLTPASRKRLPLTLVICRMTLQDILVNAVGLNILRNKSKVVDFIQEPSKVRVILENGEQHDGDILIGADGIWSEVRSKLFGRQEANYSGFTSYSGLTSYVPPYIDTIGYRVFLGMNQXFVASDVGHGKMQWYAFHAEPPSNDPFLEVSAGKKKRLLDLFGNWCNEVITLISETPENMILQRDIYDRDMINTWGIDRVTLLGDAAHPMQPNLGQGGCMAIEDSYQLILELDKIAKHDPDESEVISALRRYEKKRIPRVRVLHTASRMASKMLVNYQPYIEFKFWPLSNVRNTQIKHPGIHVAQALFKCTFPQFVTWMMAGHGLW encoded by the exons ATGGCTTCTGTGCAAATCCTGTGTGCATGCACATGTAGTAGCCATGTTCAACACCAGGGTTCAATCAGATACAGATATGGATACCCCAGTGAGAAGATGAATGAGAGAAGGTGTTCAGTTAGAGTTAAAGGTGGGAATGGAATGGTTGTTCCAAGTTCAgaggaagagaagaggaagCTGAGAGTGTTGGTGGCTGGTGGAGGCATTGGTGGCCTTGTTTTGGCTCTGGCTGCAAAGCACAAAGGGTATGCAGTGAAGGTGTTTGAGAAGGATTTAAGTGCTGTTAGAGGTGAAGGTAGGAACAGAGGCCCAATTCAACTCTTGAGCAATGCCCTTGCTGTACTGGAAGCCATCGATAAGAGTGTTGCATGGCAGATAATGGAGGCTGGCTGTGTCACTGCCAATAGGACTAATGGCTTTGCTGATGGTTTATCTGGAGAATG GTTCGGTGAGTTTGATCTTTTGACTCCTGCTTCAAGGAAGAGGCTTCCTCTTACCCTAGTCATATGTAGGATGACACTGCAAGATATATTAGTCAATGCAGTTGGTCTAAACATACTAAGAAACAAATCTAAAGTTGTGGATTTTATTCAGGAACCTAGCAAG GTTAGAGTGATCCTTGAAAATGGTGAGCAACATGATGGTGATATCTTAATAGGAGCAGATGGAATATGGTCTGAA GTTCGTTCGAAACTCTTTGGGCGCCAAGAAGCAAATTACTCAGGTTTCACAAGCTATAGTGGATTAACAAGTTATGTACCACCGTATATTGATACAATTGG GTATCGAGTGTTCTTGGGCATGAACCAGTANTTTGTTGCTTCAGATGTTGGCCATGGAAAGATGCAATGGTATGCTTTCCATGCGGAACCCCCATCAAATGATCCTTTCCTAGAAG TTTCAGCAGGTAAGAAGAAGAGGCTTTTGGATCTCTTTGGTAATTGGTGCAATGAAGTGATTACATTAATATCAGAAACACCAGAGAATATGATTCTGCAGAGGGACATATATGATAGAGACATGATCAACACTTGGGGAATTGATAGAGTGACTTTGTTGGGTGATGCGGCTCATCCAATGCAACCAAATCTTGGTCAAGGGGGTTGCATGGCAATAGAG GACTCTTACCAATTGATACTTGAGCTTGACAAGATTGCTAAACATGATCCTGATGAGTCTGAAGTTATCTCAGCCCTTAGAAG atatgagaagaaaagaattccaAGGGTAAGGGTGTTACACACAGCTAGCAGAATGGCATCAAAAATGCTAGTCAACTATCAACCCTacattgaatttaaattttggcCCCTATCA AATGTAAGAAATACGCAGATAAAGCATCCTGGCATTCATGTAGCTCAAGCCCTTTTCAAGTGCACTTTTCCACAGTTTGTTACTTGGATGATGGCAGGGCATGG GCTGTGGTGA
- the LOC106755462 gene encoding zeaxanthin epoxidase, chloroplastic-like isoform X5: protein MASVQILCACTCSSHVQHQGSIRYRYGYPSEKMNERRCSVRVKGGNGMVVPSSEEEKRKLRVLVAGGGIGGLVLALAAKHKGYAVKVFEKDLSAVRGEGRNRGPIQLLSNALAVLEAIDKSVAWQIMEAGCVTANRTNGFADGLSGEWFGEFDLLTPASRKRLPLTLVICRMTLQDILVNAVGLNILRNKSKVVDFIQEPSKVRVILENGEQHDGDILIGADGIWSEVRSKLFGRQEANYSGFTSYSGLTSYVPPYIDTIGYRVFLGMNQXFVASDVGHGKMQWYAFHAEPPSNDPFLEGKKKRLLDLFGNWCNEVITLISETPENMILQRDIYDRDMINTWGIDRVTLLGDAAHPMQPNLGQGGCMAIEDSYQLILELDKIAKHDPDESEVISALRRYEKKRIPRVRVLHTASRMASKMLVNYQPYIEFKFWPLSNVRNTQIKHPGIHVAQALFKCTFPQFVTWMMAGHGLW from the exons ATGGCTTCTGTGCAAATCCTGTGTGCATGCACATGTAGTAGCCATGTTCAACACCAGGGTTCAATCAGATACAGATATGGATACCCCAGTGAGAAGATGAATGAGAGAAGGTGTTCAGTTAGAGTTAAAGGTGGGAATGGAATGGTTGTTCCAAGTTCAgaggaagagaagaggaagCTGAGAGTGTTGGTGGCTGGTGGAGGCATTGGTGGCCTTGTTTTGGCTCTGGCTGCAAAGCACAAAGGGTATGCAGTGAAGGTGTTTGAGAAGGATTTAAGTGCTGTTAGAGGTGAAGGTAGGAACAGAGGCCCAATTCAACTCTTGAGCAATGCCCTTGCTGTACTGGAAGCCATCGATAAGAGTGTTGCATGGCAGATAATGGAGGCTGGCTGTGTCACTGCCAATAGGACTAATGGCTTTGCTGATGGTTTATCTGGAGAATG GTTCGGTGAGTTTGATCTTTTGACTCCTGCTTCAAGGAAGAGGCTTCCTCTTACCCTAGTCATATGTAGGATGACACTGCAAGATATATTAGTCAATGCAGTTGGTCTAAACATACTAAGAAACAAATCTAAAGTTGTGGATTTTATTCAGGAACCTAGCAAG GTTAGAGTGATCCTTGAAAATGGTGAGCAACATGATGGTGATATCTTAATAGGAGCAGATGGAATATGGTCTGAA GTTCGTTCGAAACTCTTTGGGCGCCAAGAAGCAAATTACTCAGGTTTCACAAGCTATAGTGGATTAACAAGTTATGTACCACCGTATATTGATACAATTGG GTATCGAGTGTTCTTGGGCATGAACCAGTANTTTGTTGCTTCAGATGTTGGCCATGGAAAGATGCAATGGTATGCTTTCCATGCGGAACCCCCATCAAATGATCCTTTCCTAGAAG GTAAGAAGAAGAGGCTTTTGGATCTCTTTGGTAATTGGTGCAATGAAGTGATTACATTAATATCAGAAACACCAGAGAATATGATTCTGCAGAGGGACATATATGATAGAGACATGATCAACACTTGGGGAATTGATAGAGTGACTTTGTTGGGTGATGCGGCTCATCCAATGCAACCAAATCTTGGTCAAGGGGGTTGCATGGCAATAGAG GACTCTTACCAATTGATACTTGAGCTTGACAAGATTGCTAAACATGATCCTGATGAGTCTGAAGTTATCTCAGCCCTTAGAAG atatgagaagaaaagaattccaAGGGTAAGGGTGTTACACACAGCTAGCAGAATGGCATCAAAAATGCTAGTCAACTATCAACCCTacattgaatttaaattttggcCCCTATCA AATGTAAGAAATACGCAGATAAAGCATCCTGGCATTCATGTAGCTCAAGCCCTTTTCAAGTGCACTTTTCCACAGTTTGTTACTTGGATGATGGCAGGGCATGG GCTGTGGTGA